Proteins from one Luteibaculum oceani genomic window:
- a CDS encoding acyl-CoA thioesterase: protein MFKTVEESQTQLTELMVPSYTNFGGKIHGGQILSLLDKTAYVCASKHADNYCVTLSVDRVEFLHPVEVGTLLHLYASVNYVGRTSLIVGVRVVSENFKTKEKIHTNSCYFTMVSVDDAGKPSPVPGLILRSTDEMRRFIEGRERKKTNLRFKSEFEKSKKEILSNIKAYDFADENCELKI from the coding sequence ATGTTTAAAACGGTAGAAGAATCTCAAACCCAACTTACCGAATTAATGGTTCCCAGTTATACCAATTTTGGTGGGAAAATTCACGGAGGGCAAATATTATCATTATTAGACAAAACAGCCTATGTATGCGCGTCTAAACATGCAGATAATTACTGCGTAACGCTATCTGTAGATCGCGTAGAATTTCTTCATCCTGTAGAGGTGGGAACCTTGTTGCATTTATATGCCTCGGTAAATTACGTGGGAAGAACCTCATTAATTGTAGGTGTGCGGGTGGTTTCGGAAAACTTTAAGACCAAAGAAAAAATTCACACCAACAGCTGCTATTTTACCATGGTTTCTGTGGATGATGCGGGAAAGCCAAGCCCAGTTCCCGGTTTAATTTTAAGAAGTACGGATGAAATGCGCCGCTTTATTGAGGGGCGAGAGAGAAAAAAGACCAATCTGCGTTTCAAAAGTGAGTTTGAAAAAAGCAAGAAGGAAATTTTGTCCAACATTAAAGCCTACGATTTTGCCGATGAAAATTGCGAATTGAAGATTTAA
- a CDS encoding pirin family protein, translating to MSKAIKNIFPLGFPWQTPDPFLFCVYHQDNYPAGTETLGPAPSYLKGRPIGNDFQKKDGFRMYHGTEVPGFPGHPHRGFETITIVEQGYADHSDSMGATGRFGNGDVQWMTAGKGVMHSEMFPLISSEGPNILELFQIWLNLPRKSKMVEPHYKMLWNEDIPVHKTDGVEVKVVAGDFKDSSALNPTPDSWAADPVSEVGVWLISIPENGKVNLPSCSADCNRSIYLYEGEKLSVQGVELTVNHGAELLSGAVNLENKSSSAKVLVLQGRPIGEPVVQHGPFVMNTEGEIRAAIMDYQKDQFGGWPWPKYEHVHPRDAGRFAKYADGAVEKRGD from the coding sequence ATGTCCAAAGCCATCAAAAACATTTTTCCCTTGGGTTTTCCTTGGCAAACCCCAGATCCTTTTCTTTTCTGTGTTTACCACCAAGATAATTATCCTGCCGGAACGGAGACTTTGGGACCTGCTCCGTCCTATTTAAAGGGAAGACCCATTGGGAATGATTTTCAAAAGAAGGATGGATTTAGAATGTATCACGGAACAGAGGTTCCGGGATTTCCCGGGCATCCGCACAGAGGTTTCGAAACCATAACCATCGTTGAGCAGGGTTATGCAGATCACTCAGACTCCATGGGGGCTACTGGAAGATTTGGAAACGGCGACGTACAATGGATGACAGCAGGTAAAGGGGTTATGCATTCTGAGATGTTTCCCCTAATTAGTAGCGAGGGACCAAACATTTTGGAGCTATTTCAGATTTGGTTAAATCTACCTCGGAAGTCTAAAATGGTGGAACCCCACTACAAAATGCTTTGGAATGAGGATATACCCGTTCATAAAACTGATGGGGTTGAGGTGAAGGTGGTTGCCGGAGATTTTAAGGATAGCTCCGCCCTAAACCCTACTCCAGATTCCTGGGCTGCCGATCCTGTTTCAGAGGTTGGAGTTTGGCTTATATCTATACCAGAAAATGGCAAAGTAAATTTGCCAAGCTGCTCTGCCGACTGTAATAGAAGCATTTATTTGTACGAAGGTGAAAAGCTTTCGGTACAGGGAGTGGAACTTACCGTAAACCATGGTGCCGAGTTATTATCTGGAGCGGTAAACCTGGAAAATAAATCATCTAGCGCAAAAGTATTGGTGTTACAAGGACGTCCTATTGGTGAGCCCGTTGTGCAACACGGTCCTTTTGTTATGAATACCGAAGGAGAAATTAGAGCTGCGATAATGGATTATCAGAAGGATCAATTCGGTGGATGGCCGTGGCCTAAATATGAGCATGTTCACCCAAGGGATGCCGGTAGGTTTGCAAAATATGCAGATGGTGCCGTGGAAAAAAGGGGGGATTAA
- a CDS encoding DUF5522 domain-containing protein, translating into MAEDMSGFSKKKELDPEDYYTTIDGYMVFTEKYLLKRGYCCQNGCRHCPYGFNKRRVKGAR; encoded by the coding sequence ATGGCAGAAGATATGAGCGGTTTTTCGAAAAAAAAGGAGTTAGATCCCGAAGACTATTACACCACTATAGATGGCTACATGGTTTTCACCGAAAAATATCTGCTTAAAAGAGGCTACTGTTGCCAAAATGGCTGCCGCCACTGCCCATACGGATTTAACAAAAGAAGAGTAAAAGGAGCGCGTTAA
- a CDS encoding 1-aminocyclopropane-1-carboxylate deaminase/D-cysteine desulfhydrase yields the protein MKEIFSQKSKIETHRFVFKGKELQINILREDQLHPIISGNKLRKLKYPILGAVQQKVTGIISFGGAYSNHLSALSYCCSMFDLPLLCMVRSNDKNLSNPTLKFIESQGASIAFLSFAEYRMRNDAAFLAELQSNYPNYLIIKEGGKGGEAEQGVGEIVDSRVKEYDRLIVGVGTGTTFRGLKNSLGDGQKITGFSAVPQKFLDADIRNDKDLNFDFLFGAYAKTNVELQAFVFDFWEQTKVLLDPIYTSKAMYGLCSKMSEDVNYAQLPLLIHTGGLQGFLGMEDVFPWVKAALPQALVSKHL from the coding sequence ATGAAGGAGATCTTTTCCCAAAAGTCTAAAATTGAAACCCATCGATTCGTTTTCAAAGGAAAGGAACTGCAAATTAATATCCTCAGGGAAGATCAATTGCACCCCATAATTAGTGGGAATAAACTAAGGAAATTAAAGTACCCCATTTTAGGTGCTGTACAACAAAAAGTAACTGGAATAATAAGTTTTGGAGGTGCATATTCCAATCACCTCAGCGCCTTGTCGTACTGCTGTAGTATGTTCGACTTGCCCCTGCTTTGTATGGTGCGATCCAATGATAAAAATCTATCTAATCCTACTTTAAAATTTATCGAGAGTCAGGGTGCGAGCATAGCTTTTTTAAGTTTTGCGGAATACCGGATGCGAAACGATGCTGCATTTCTAGCAGAACTTCAAAGCAACTATCCAAATTACCTGATTATTAAAGAAGGAGGAAAAGGTGGAGAAGCAGAGCAGGGGGTAGGAGAAATTGTCGACTCGAGAGTAAAAGAATACGATAGGTTAATAGTAGGGGTAGGAACGGGTACTACTTTTAGGGGATTAAAAAACAGCTTGGGAGATGGTCAAAAAATAACGGGGTTTTCAGCTGTGCCCCAAAAATTTTTGGATGCTGATATCCGTAATGACAAGGACCTTAACTTCGATTTCCTTTTTGGAGCATATGCCAAAACCAATGTCGAACTACAAGCCTTTGTATTCGACTTTTGGGAGCAAACAAAAGTTCTGTTAGATCCCATTTACACCAGTAAGGCTATGTATGGATTGTGCAGCAAAATGAGCGAGGATGTTAATTACGCCCAGCTTCCATTGTTAATACATACAGGAGGTTTACAGGGCTTTTTGGGGATGGAAGATGTATTTCCGTGGGTGAAAGCAGCTCTTCCACAAGCGCTTGTTAGCAAGCATCTTTAG
- a CDS encoding glycoside hydrolase family 73 protein: MNTKITSLFIALLCSASLFAGGDKITTQEYIDTWKETAIRNMREFGIPASITLAQGILESASGNSMLAKKGNNHFGIKCHGWEGGKIYHDDDKKGECFRKYNSAAESFEDHSLFLKNKSRYAFLFDYKSDDYKSWAKGLKKAGYATNPKYPQLLMAIIEKWELYKFDEDISKPRKEKVDKEIEEVKAKPVIAEKVITLDRGIDLSDNNIKYTRAKAGDSVKEIAEDLELATWQITKYNDISEKHTFNSGELVYIQPKRRKNCSVKKYEITEEDDLRLVSQKLGIKPKHILRLNRLEDFSTIHAGDSINTCKRVKK; this comes from the coding sequence ATGAACACCAAAATCACCAGTTTATTTATCGCTTTACTGTGCAGTGCAAGTCTTTTCGCAGGAGGGGATAAAATTACTACCCAAGAGTACATCGATACCTGGAAAGAAACAGCCATTAGAAATATGCGCGAATTTGGTATTCCGGCCTCTATAACTTTGGCGCAGGGGATTTTGGAATCTGCGTCGGGAAACTCCATGTTGGCCAAAAAGGGAAACAACCATTTTGGAATTAAATGCCACGGTTGGGAAGGTGGAAAAATTTATCACGACGACGATAAAAAGGGGGAATGCTTTAGGAAATACAATTCTGCAGCCGAGAGTTTTGAAGATCACAGCTTATTCCTCAAGAATAAAAGTCGATATGCGTTTTTGTTTGACTATAAATCGGATGATTATAAATCTTGGGCGAAAGGCTTGAAAAAGGCTGGATATGCCACCAACCCTAAGTATCCGCAGCTTCTTATGGCAATTATTGAAAAATGGGAGCTTTATAAATTCGATGAGGATATTAGTAAGCCGAGAAAAGAAAAGGTTGATAAGGAAATCGAAGAGGTTAAGGCTAAACCTGTAATTGCTGAAAAGGTGATTACCCTGGATAGAGGAATAGACCTTAGCGATAATAATATTAAGTACACGCGAGCAAAAGCGGGAGACTCCGTTAAAGAAATAGCTGAGGATTTAGAGCTTGCAACCTGGCAAATTACTAAGTACAACGATATCAGCGAAAAGCACACCTTTAATAGCGGCGAATTGGTTTACATCCAACCGAAAAGAAGAAAAAACTGCTCGGTTAAGAAGTATGAAATTACTGAGGAAGACGATTTAAGATTGGTGAGTCAGAAGCTTGGGATAAAACCAAAGCACATTTTACGATTAAACCGGCTTGAGGATTTCTCAACAATCCACGCAGGAGATTCCATTAATACTTGTAAGCGGGTTAAAAAATAA
- a CDS encoding VOC family protein, which produces MKTSTFLTFVGDQCGKATEAINLYTDIFPNSEIIRITHYKKGEPGGSPDLIKYGVFTINGTEYMVSESSYNHAWNFSHANSILIRDESPERIQKLFDQLSKDGQVMVPLDNYNGEGDYGFGKKFGWCQDKFGISWQFILTDE; this is translated from the coding sequence ATGAAAACAAGCACCTTTCTAACCTTTGTGGGTGACCAATGTGGCAAAGCTACAGAGGCAATTAACCTTTACACCGATATCTTCCCTAACTCAGAAATTATTCGCATCACCCACTACAAAAAGGGAGAACCTGGAGGAAGCCCAGACCTTATTAAATATGGTGTTTTCACTATCAACGGAACAGAGTATATGGTTTCGGAAAGTAGCTACAACCACGCCTGGAACTTTTCTCATGCCAACTCCATATTGATTAGAGACGAATCCCCAGAGCGGATTCAAAAATTATTCGATCAACTTTCTAAAGACGGTCAGGTTATGGTTCCGCTTGACAATTATAATGGCGAAGGGGATTATGGATTTGGGAAAAAGTTTGGGTGGTGTCAGGATAAATTCGGGATTTCCTGGCAATTCATTTTAACTGACGAATAG
- a CDS encoding GDCCVxC domain-containing (seleno)protein — protein sequence MSVILESEITCPNCGHKKVETMPTNACQYFYQCEGCNKVLKPKNNDCCVYCSYGTVPCPPIQNNKSCCKN from the coding sequence ATGAGTGTAATATTAGAATCTGAGATAACCTGTCCGAATTGTGGACATAAGAAGGTTGAAACCATGCCCACCAATGCCTGCCAGTATTTTTACCAATGCGAAGGCTGCAACAAAGTCTTGAAACCCAAAAACAACGACTGCTGTGTTTATTGCAGCTACGGCACCGTCCCCTGTCCGCCCATACAGAACAATAAGAGCTGTTGTAAAAATTAA
- the merTP gene encoding mercuric transport protein MerTP, whose product MKTEKKLLGAGLLSAFAASLCCIAPVLALVAGSSSFATTFSWLEPLRPYLIVLTIGTLAFAWYQKFKPKKEDDCDCEPEEKGNFLQSTTFLGLVTIMAALMLAFPYYSNIFYPNKQDVNVTESTAYKTVEFSIAGMTCSGCEEHVNHEVQKLPGILSTETSYSKANSIIVFDPIKTNALEIEQAILKTGYEVNEKKHD is encoded by the coding sequence ATGAAGACTGAGAAAAAACTATTGGGTGCTGGACTACTTTCTGCTTTTGCAGCCTCATTATGTTGTATAGCCCCTGTTTTGGCGCTTGTTGCGGGTAGCAGTAGCTTCGCCACTACCTTTTCTTGGTTAGAACCTTTAAGACCCTACCTCATAGTACTAACTATAGGTACACTCGCCTTTGCATGGTACCAAAAGTTTAAGCCCAAAAAAGAAGACGACTGTGATTGTGAACCGGAGGAGAAAGGTAATTTCTTGCAATCCACCACTTTCTTGGGCTTGGTTACGATTATGGCAGCTCTTATGCTGGCTTTCCCCTATTATTCCAACATTTTCTACCCTAACAAGCAGGATGTAAATGTTACCGAGAGCACTGCGTACAAAACGGTTGAGTTTAGCATAGCAGGGATGACTTGCTCGGGCTGCGAAGAACACGTTAACCACGAGGTGCAGAAATTACCCGGAATTTTATCCACCGAAACCTCATACTCAAAGGCCAATTCCATCATCGTTTTCGACCCAATAAAAACCAATGCATTAGAAATTGAGCAAGCCATACTAAAAACTGGCTACGAGGTAAATGAGAAAAAACATGATTAA
- a CDS encoding T9SS type A sorting domain-containing protein translates to MKNLILLFCLVIVIPSFGQFNQGFETWDSTYQHSYPEQMDSLFNVPNPKHGTVKKWTEDYNYGVCQTTDSYSGKYAIILHNWYGYANTTIKSSDTISYRPQYLNGHFKYITSTYNGLATGLISVALTKNGNADTIATGSFQFDSTLSYAPFQVELQYLSNEIPDSVHIIITNAYTHCMYNVVCNLLYLDDLSFSGTTSGLKDHLLSDAEIDIYPNPTNTFLNYKSTADIHGISVMDSRGRTINYKPNKENRIDVSALNPGVYFVQFLNSKQQLLSVKRLVITPNG, encoded by the coding sequence ATGAAAAACCTCATTTTACTTTTTTGCCTTGTTATCGTCATCCCTTCTTTTGGACAGTTTAATCAGGGTTTTGAAACCTGGGACTCCACCTATCAACATTCCTATCCGGAGCAGATGGACAGTTTATTTAATGTCCCCAACCCTAAACATGGAACCGTCAAAAAATGGACGGAAGACTATAATTATGGCGTTTGTCAAACCACCGACAGCTACTCTGGCAAATACGCAATTATTCTTCACAACTGGTACGGTTATGCCAATACCACCATTAAATCTTCTGACACTATTTCGTACAGACCTCAGTATTTAAATGGTCACTTTAAATACATAACCAGTACCTATAATGGTTTGGCCACGGGATTGATTTCGGTTGCCCTAACAAAAAACGGAAACGCCGATACCATAGCTACCGGATCTTTTCAGTTTGATTCTACCCTAAGCTACGCTCCCTTTCAAGTAGAACTGCAATACCTTTCTAATGAAATACCAGACTCTGTGCACATCATCATCACCAATGCGTACACCCATTGCATGTACAACGTGGTATGCAATCTATTGTACCTAGACGATTTGTCTTTTTCTGGAACTACCTCAGGCCTAAAAGATCATTTATTATCGGATGCAGAAATCGATATTTACCCCAATCCAACCAACACCTTTCTAAACTACAAAAGCACAGCCGACATCCATGGTATTAGCGTAATGGACTCAAGGGGAAGGACCATAAATTACAAGCCCAATAAGGAAAACCGCATAGATGTATCGGCACTGAATCCTGGAGTTTACTTCGTTCAATTTTTAAATAGCAAGCAGCAATTGCTTTCAGTAAAGCGACTCGTAATTACTCCTAATGGCTGA
- a CDS encoding zeta toxin family protein, with protein MPDLIVIAGCNGAGKSTFSTSFLPNNLSSFDYDKTYLEHYESLPDSELRDKFARDSTVREFEAAIEYAIQNNLSFCYETNFDAHPTHWPQIFKEKGYRLNLIFFCLDNKELAEHRVKVRAEFKGHFVDKATIDT; from the coding sequence ATGCCTGATTTAATTGTGATTGCAGGCTGCAATGGCGCAGGTAAATCTACTTTTTCAACATCATTCCTTCCAAACAACCTGTCATCATTTGATTATGACAAAACCTATTTAGAACACTACGAAAGTCTTCCGGACAGTGAATTAAGGGACAAATTTGCTAGAGATAGTACCGTAAGGGAATTTGAGGCTGCAATTGAATATGCTATTCAAAATAACCTTAGTTTCTGTTACGAGACAAATTTTGATGCTCATCCAACCCATTGGCCACAGATTTTTAAAGAAAAGGGATATCGCCTTAACTTAATATTCTTTTGTCTTGACAATAAGGAGCTTGCCGAGCATCGGGTAAAAGTACGGGCCGAATTTAAAGGGCACTTTGTGGATAAAGCAACTATTGACACCTAA
- a CDS encoding type II toxin-antitoxin system RelE/ParE family toxin — MAEYKLSNEAKEDLIRIYQYGCVRFGELQAEKYFNQFFEYFELIADNPNSFEAVDHIKAGYRRCVCGSDSIFYRLNHNTVEIMAIIGKQDLSNIL, encoded by the coding sequence ATGGCTGAATACAAACTCAGCAACGAGGCCAAAGAAGATTTAATTCGCATATATCAATACGGTTGTGTGCGATTCGGTGAGCTTCAAGCAGAAAAATACTTCAACCAATTCTTTGAATACTTTGAGCTAATTGCAGATAACCCAAACTCGTTTGAGGCGGTGGACCATATTAAAGCTGGGTATAGAAGATGTGTTTGTGGTTCCGACAGTATTTTTTACCGACTGAACCACAACACAGTTGAGATAATGGCCATCATCGGAAAACAGGATCTAAGCAACATCCTTTAA
- a CDS encoding ribbon-helix-helix domain-containing protein, with protein MARQSISLSQPNDEWLKSQIENKEYSSKSEIINDLIRQARKQHEQIDFVRAKLTKAEKSGFTNLSKEQILNQAKNG; from the coding sequence ATGGCAAGACAAAGCATATCTCTAAGTCAACCAAATGACGAGTGGTTAAAAAGCCAAATCGAAAACAAAGAATACTCAAGCAAAAGCGAAATCATTAATGACCTCATTCGGCAAGCTCGCAAACAACATGAGCAAATTGATTTTGTAAGAGCTAAGCTTACGAAGGCCGAAAAAAGTGGCTTTACCAATCTTTCTAAGGAACAGATTTTGAATCAGGCTAAAAATGGCTGA
- a CDS encoding DUF5723 family protein, with protein sequence MKKLILSLFIGLLGLSASAQTDISLFGMSNLYQKRYLNPAYQPQSKLQIGLPGISSVAFNGYNTGFKPGDFVSFDGSTGGKVDRNEILNGLEPINTFGFVGNIDLFSLGFSLGKTYVSLGVRANLDFQTYYSKGLMELVLIGNGGDNLGKRISLDGSGVDFSAYTEMTIGAAHQVNDKLSVGATAKIIQGQLNINTAELKGGVTTNEEDYSITFDGAIDLRMNNLDLDSEDIIDIDKILEGLPNSPNKGFGLDLGATYLVNDKLKVGASILDIGSINWSEENANVYKNPNFEFTYQGMDFFDFTSGSSDDGSFTELLDSLSAELKTDRSKEAYTTKLNTQVILSGGYKITPRSEAGLMVRNYLNRKSAKFAASAYYGVSLKDWITASINASYANRSIANVGAGVSFRLGTLQLYAMSDNLLGIVSPESAKTVQTRLGMNLIFGKRNMFDETELAPEIPATEPEVEVEPAAKPEVKKLTPEEKKKAKEAKKAAKQKAKEEKEKAEEEQKFKEEEDDNDSGLEYITPAELKKREAEEKAAAEQKAKEAAKAEQEKAKAEQEKAKAAAKEAKNKTKEDAKKAKEEAKAKKEKAKADKKAEKEKAKKAEGEFDNWNEPEKNEE encoded by the coding sequence ATGAAAAAGTTAATACTCTCATTATTTATTGGTCTACTAGGACTTAGTGCATCTGCGCAAACCGACATCTCGCTATTTGGAATGAGCAACCTTTACCAAAAGCGCTATTTAAATCCAGCTTATCAACCCCAATCCAAATTGCAAATTGGATTGCCTGGAATATCATCTGTGGCATTTAACGGATACAATACTGGCTTTAAACCTGGAGACTTTGTAAGCTTCGATGGTAGCACCGGAGGAAAGGTAGATAGAAACGAAATCCTAAACGGACTAGAACCCATTAACACCTTTGGATTTGTTGGAAATATAGACCTGTTCTCACTTGGATTTAGCCTAGGGAAAACGTACGTATCTCTTGGAGTAAGAGCCAACCTAGATTTCCAAACCTATTACTCCAAAGGACTTATGGAGTTGGTGCTAATTGGTAATGGTGGCGACAATCTTGGTAAGCGAATTAGCCTGGATGGTTCGGGGGTAGATTTTTCTGCATACACCGAAATGACCATTGGAGCCGCGCACCAGGTAAACGACAAATTAAGTGTTGGGGCAACAGCCAAAATTATACAGGGGCAACTGAACATTAATACTGCAGAACTTAAAGGTGGAGTAACTACCAATGAGGAGGATTATAGCATAACCTTTGATGGCGCTATAGATTTAAGAATGAATAACCTCGACCTAGACTCTGAGGATATCATAGACATTGACAAAATTCTTGAGGGACTGCCCAACTCTCCAAACAAGGGCTTTGGTTTAGACCTAGGCGCTACCTATTTGGTTAACGACAAATTAAAAGTGGGAGCCTCTATTTTAGATATTGGATCCATTAATTGGTCGGAAGAAAACGCTAACGTTTATAAAAACCCAAATTTTGAATTTACCTACCAGGGAATGGACTTCTTTGATTTCACCTCGGGAAGTTCCGATGACGGATCTTTTACCGAGCTGTTAGACTCACTATCAGCCGAGTTAAAAACGGACCGATCTAAAGAAGCCTATACCACCAAGTTAAATACTCAGGTTATTCTTTCGGGTGGATATAAAATTACGCCAAGAAGCGAAGCCGGACTTATGGTAAGAAATTACTTGAATAGAAAAAGCGCAAAATTTGCTGCCTCGGCATATTATGGGGTATCGCTTAAAGATTGGATTACCGCCAGTATAAATGCCAGTTATGCAAACCGCAGTATAGCCAACGTAGGAGCTGGAGTTTCTTTTAGACTGGGTACGCTGCAGCTGTATGCAATGTCTGACAACCTATTGGGGATAGTTTCTCCAGAATCGGCAAAAACCGTGCAGACCAGATTGGGAATGAACCTCATTTTTGGAAAACGCAACATGTTTGATGAAACTGAGCTAGCGCCAGAGATTCCTGCTACTGAACCAGAAGTAGAGGTTGAACCTGCCGCCAAACCTGAGGTTAAGAAGTTAACACCAGAAGAAAAGAAAAAGGCTAAGGAAGCGAAGAAAGCAGCCAAGCAAAAGGCCAAAGAAGAAAAAGAAAAAGCCGAAGAGGAGCAGAAGTTTAAAGAAGAAGAGGATGACAACGACTCTGGACTAGAATACATTACCCCGGCAGAACTCAAGAAGCGCGAGGCGGAAGAAAAGGCAGCTGCAGAGCAAAAAGCCAAAGAAGCTGCTAAGGCTGAGCAGGAGAAAGCAAAAGCAGAGCAAGAAAAGGCAAAAGCTGCAGCTAAGGAGGCAAAGAACAAAACCAAAGAAGACGCCAAAAAAGCCAAGGAAGAAGCAAAGGCCAAAAAGGAAAAAGCTAAAGCCGACAAAAAAGCTGAAAAAGAGAAAGCAAAAAAGGCCGAAGGCGAATTTGACAACTGGAATGAGCCTGAGAAAAACGAGGAATAA
- a CDS encoding ribonuclease HII has translation MLKLQVSESNLEVGCDEAGRGCLAGPVVAAAVILPQQFDISDLNDSKKLSEKKRKLLRNKIEEEALHYAVAFVSPEEIDKINILNASFTAMHRAIDALPIKPEMIAVDGNRFNPYPDVLHQCIIKGDGKFANIAAASILAKTYRDAYMEKLDADFPQYQWKSNKGYPTKKHRQAIAEIGACIHHRKSFTLLPQLEIAFQ, from the coding sequence ATGCTTAAGCTACAAGTGAGTGAAAGTAATTTGGAAGTGGGCTGCGACGAAGCCGGACGTGGGTGTTTAGCTGGCCCCGTGGTTGCTGCCGCTGTTATTTTACCTCAACAGTTTGACATTTCGGATTTAAACGACTCCAAAAAGTTATCGGAGAAAAAAAGAAAGCTTTTACGCAATAAGATTGAAGAAGAAGCGCTGCACTACGCGGTGGCATTTGTATCCCCAGAGGAAATAGACAAAATAAATATCCTCAATGCCTCATTTACAGCAATGCATAGAGCTATAGATGCGCTTCCCATTAAGCCCGAAATGATAGCGGTTGATGGAAACCGATTTAACCCCTACCCCGATGTTCTTCACCAATGCATTATTAAAGGCGATGGAAAATTTGCCAACATCGCGGCCGCTTCTATTCTCGCAAAAACCTACCGCGATGCGTACATGGAAAAATTAGATGCCGATTTTCCACAGTATCAGTGGAAATCAAACAAGGGGTATCCCACCAAAAAACACCGCCAGGCAATTGCCGAAATTGGCGCCTGCATACACCATAGAAAATCCTTTACTTTATTACCCCAACTAGAAATCGCTTTTCAGTAA
- a CDS encoding glycosyltransferase family 4 protein, with protein sequence MRIAVNTRLLVSNKLDGIGYYAHEVLQRLVTEHPTVQFYFLFDRTPNPNFIYGNNVTPVILSPQARHPILYFIWFHLRVRWWLKKNKPDVFYSPEGYLPPRDTTPLVNVIHDLNFEHFPDSLPKAERFYYQHFFPKYASWSDHIITVSDFSKQDIVKRYRISESKISTIYNGIRKVFNASEKPALFTEKYTKGKPFFLHVGTLHPRKNIEGIVSAFNLYRKLKEVPDTKLVLAGRKKWWSESMENAVKNSPFSKDIIFTDRLETEELVSAYQSAIGTLVLSHFEGFGLPIVEAMSCGCPVIAANNSALSEIGEEAAIMVDQNNAEEVAHQMHQLSMDSKFRSRVVKRGLEKCQQFSWDLASKFTWEIIKNTAKNA encoded by the coding sequence TTGAGAATTGCAGTTAACACCAGGTTACTGGTAAGTAATAAATTAGACGGAATAGGATACTATGCCCACGAAGTACTACAACGCTTGGTGACAGAACATCCTACGGTTCAATTTTATTTCCTTTTCGACCGCACCCCGAATCCCAATTTCATCTACGGCAATAATGTAACACCGGTTATCCTTTCCCCTCAAGCCCGACATCCGATTCTGTATTTTATATGGTTTCACCTTAGGGTTAGATGGTGGTTAAAGAAAAATAAACCCGATGTATTTTACAGCCCAGAAGGATACTTGCCCCCTAGAGATACAACTCCACTAGTAAATGTAATTCACGATTTAAATTTCGAGCATTTTCCAGATAGCCTTCCTAAAGCCGAGCGATTTTACTACCAGCATTTTTTTCCAAAATACGCCAGCTGGTCAGACCATATCATTACCGTTTCCGACTTTTCGAAACAAGATATTGTAAAGCGCTACCGCATTTCTGAAAGTAAAATTTCTACCATTTACAACGGCATTAGAAAAGTTTTCAACGCCTCGGAAAAGCCCGCTTTATTCACCGAAAAATACACCAAAGGCAAACCCTTTTTTCTACATGTTGGAACATTACATCCAAGGAAAAATATCGAGGGAATTGTTTCGGCTTTTAACCTTTACAGAAAGTTAAAAGAGGTTCCCGATACAAAGCTAGTATTGGCTGGAAGAAAAAAGTGGTGGTCTGAAAGCATGGAAAATGCAGTGAAAAATTCGCCTTTCTCTAAGGACATTATTTTTACCGACAGGTTGGAAACCGAAGAATTGGTATCGGCCTACCAATCGGCCATTGGAACCTTGGTTTTAAGTCATTTCGAAGGATTTGGATTACCCATTGTAGAAGCCATGTCTTGCGGTTGTCCGGTAATAGCTGCCAACAATTCGGCGCTTTCAGAAATTGGAGAAGAAGCTGCAATTATGGTAGATCAAAACAATGCAGAGGAAGTGGCCCATCAAATGCACCAACTTTCTATGGATTCGAAATTTAGATCTCGTGTGGTAAAAAGAGGACTTGAAAAATGTCAACAGTTTTCCTGGGATCTTGCCAGCAAGTTTACCTGGGAAATTATAAAAAACACCGCCAAAAATGCTTAA